The window AGCGGTGGCGCCGTCGGGGTATCTTCACCTCTGCCCGGCGCGTCGTTTGTCTACGTACTCAACGCCGCGTACGGAGTCTCGGCCTCAGCTCCGGCCGGCTCCTCCGGATCCGGCTACGCTCACGGAGTCCGACGTCGTTCCCGCATGGGACCGGTGGACCCGAATGCCGTCGTAATCCTCCCCTGAGTGCCTTCCACGCCTTAGCAGTACCGTTTTTCCTCTTGGCCGCGTCCATGGTGGTGAAATGACGTATCGCTCGGGGGATCGAGTCGTTGGCCTGCATATGAACGACCCAATGAATCGGCAGGGCGGGCTGCTCGCGGCGACCAAGGGCGACGCCGGCACCGTGGCCGAACGCTGCCGTCTCGTCGGCGGCCTGCTCCGAGTCACGCTCGGAGAGCTGCGCGAGGAACTCGGATACCGCAGACTCGGCAAGTACGTGCTGGACGAAGTGGCCGAGAGCCTCGCGGCGGAGGGTCTCGGCTGGTTCCCGGCCTGGCGGCTGTCGCCGAGGGAGAACGCCGAACCGCGCAAGGAGCACGAGCTGTGGGTGTTTCTGCGGGACGACGGTCTGCGGTGCCAGGTCATCGACGCGATCCAGGCCCCCGACGGGTTCGACATCCCCACCGTCCTGAACGGTCTGCTCGCCGACCGCCCCCGGGGCCTCTCCCCGGAGCGCAAACTCGGCCTCATCCGCGAGATCCTCGGGCTCTGAGCGGCCGTCGCCCCGGAGGTCGGCGGGGCGGGGGAGTTCGCCCGCCGGGGTGACCGCGCCGCGCTGACCCGTCCGGACGGTCAGGCGACGGGGTGATGGTCCGTCAGGCCGGCCACGCGGTCGGCGGTGAGGATGCCGAGGAGGTAGCCGTCGTCGTCGACGACCGGCCAGATCGCGAGGGACTTGATCCTCATCGCCAGCGCCGCCAGGCCGAGGGCCATCCCGGGCCAGGCGAACGGGCCCCGCTGGTGCGCGGTGTCGCGCAGCGCGGTCCGCTCGGCGTACCAGGAGCGGGTCAGGAACGAATCGAGGCCGGCCCGCGTCACCAGCCCCTCGCAGCGGCC of the Kitasatospora sp. NBC_01246 genome contains:
- a CDS encoding CBS domain-containing protein produces the protein MTTQYAQSASHGLTVSDAMEPYEYQIADDITVDRANEIFRGAHVAYLLVRDHNGRCEGLVTRAGLDSFLTRSWYAERTALRDTAHQRGPFAWPGMALGLAALAMRIKSLAIWPVVDDDGYLLGILTADRVAGLTDHHPVA